DNA sequence from the Desulfovibrio subterraneus genome:
TCATGCCCTTGGCATGGAAGCCGTAGTGGAGGTGTTTGATGAAAAAGATCTGGAAATGGCCCGCGAGGTCGGTTCGCGAATCATACAGGTGAACAACAGAAATCTGGATACCTTGCAAACTGACCTTGCCATTTGCGGGCGACTGGTGCAGGACCGAAGCATAGCTGAAGTTTGGATAGCCGCCAGCGGTATATCCACCCCGGAGGACAGGCTGCATGTTGCCGCTCTGGGATATGACGCAATGCTGGTGGGCACCGCGCTCATGCAGGGAGGCGCTCCGAAAAGGGCGCTGCAAACCCTGCTGGCGTAAGGCTCTGCAGCAGGCAAGGAGAACAGGAAATCATGTTGGACAAGGAAATCTTCGTTAAGGTGTGCGGCATTACCAGCCAGCACGATGCCGATCTCTGTGTACGGTACGATGCGGACTTCGTCGGGTTTATCTTCCACGACAAGAGCCCCCGCAATATGACCGTGGAAAAAGTGCGCGCCATAGAAACGCCCACGCTCATGCGTACCGGCGTGTTTGTGGACCAGACCGTGGACGAGGTGAAGCGCACCATGCAGCACGCCCGTCTCAATCTGGCACAGCTGCACGGCGATCAGGACATCGAATTCTGCAAGGCACTGGGCAAGACGCGCGTCATGAAGGTTTTCTGGCCGGACCGTTACGCCACGCGTGAAGAGCTAGAGGCGGATATGGAGCGGTTTGCTCCCTACTCCCGTTTCTATCTCTTTGACGCAGGCACCGGTGGCGGCGGACACGGCAAGGGGCAGGACTGGTCCTTCCTCGCCGGACTTCGCGGCATAAAGACGTGGTTCATCGCAGGCGGCCTTGGGCCGGATACTATCAAGCAGGCCATAATGGGCTGCAATCCCTGCGGGCTGGACCTCAATTCCGGTGTGGAAAGCGCTCCGGGCGTCAAGAGCGAAGAAAAGCTCAAGGCCGTGTTCGACATGATCCATAATCCGCTGGTGGGTTAGACGGGAAACGTCGGAGGTTGGCTGTTTAGCCTGGCCTCCGGCGGGCAGGGCGCTGCCCTGCATCCGGCAGGAGGCACTGCCTCCTGCACCTCGATACGCGAGAGACTTCTGTTGTTGGGCAAGCTGCGCGGCTTCACCTCATTTCTGATATTTTTCAGGGTGGGGGGCGAGACCGCAGTTTGGCTTCAACGCGGATGGCGGGCTTGTAGGTAAAAGGGTTTTCAAAGGGGGCGTTCCCCCTTTGGTTCTGCGAAGCGTCTTCTTCATAAGCGCCGCAGGCACATAATCCTGACGCACCGCAGGCTCTTCAAACTTCAGCAAACGAGCAGAGATCATGAAAAAAGGATACTTCGGCGACTTTGGCGGCCAGTTTGTGGCGGAATTGCTTATTCCCCCGCTGCGCGAGCTGGAGCACGCCCTTGAGACCATAGTTCCCTCCCCTGAGTTTCAGGCCGAGTTTTCGGCATTGTTGCAAGACTATGTGGGCCGCAAGAGCCCGCTCACGCATTGCCCGACCCTTTCCAGAGAGCTGGGCTTCAATCTGTGGCTCAAGCGTGAAGATCTGAACCACACCGGTTCGCACAAGATCAACAACACCCTCGGTCAGGCCCTTCTGACCAAATACATGGGCAAGCCCGCGTTGCTGACCGAAACCGGCGCCGGTATGAACGGCGTGGCCACGGCCACTGCTGCCCGTGCGCTGGATCTGGACTGCATCGTGTTCATGGGCGCAACGGACGTTGCCCGCCAGTCGCACAACGTGCGGCGCATGCAGCTGCTGGGGGCGGAAATCGTGCCCGTGCAGAACGGCACCAAGACCCTGAAGGATGCCATCAACGAGGCGCTGCGTTTCTGGATTGCAGAGCAGCGCACGCACCACTACTGCTTCGGCACGGCTGCCGGCCCGCATCCCTTCCCCACGCTGGTACGCGAGTTCCAGTCCGTGGTGGGACGCGAAGCGCGTGAGCAGATTCTGGAAAAGACGGGCGAGCTGCCGTATGCGGTGGTTGCCTGTGTCGGCGGCGGTTCCAACGCCATCGGCGCGTTCCACGCCTTTGTGCCGGATGCGTCTGTGAAGCTGGTGGGGGTGGAGGCCGCAGGCACCGGTGAACCCGGTTGCTATAACTCCGCACCGCTCAACCTTGGTTCGCGCGGCGTGCTGCACGGCCAGATGACCATGCTGCTGCAGGACGGGGATGGGCAGATCATGCCCTCGCATTCCGTTGCCGCAGGTCTGGATTACCCCGGCGTGGGACCGGAACATGCGCACCTGCACGATTCCGGCCGAGCCCACTACGGCACTGTCAATGATGCACAGGCACTTAAAGCCTTCATGACCCTTACCCGTTCAGAGGGCATAATGCCCGCCCTTGAAAGCTCGCATGCCGTGGCGTGGGTGCTGGAAAATAGGGACCGGATTCCGAAGGGGGCCAATGTCATCGTCAACCTTTCCGGTCGCGGTGACAAGGATATGGACATCATTGATGAGCACCTCGGTGCGCAGCCAGTGCACGGCAGAAAAGGGTAGGGTGGCAGCATGACAACTTCACGATTGACCGAACGTATCCGCAAGGTAAACGCGGCAGGCCGCAAGGCCCTTATTCCTTTCATTCCCGGTGGGTTTCCCGATCTCGGCCAGTTCTGGACGCATCTTGAGGCGCTGGATGCCGGTGGTGCGGACATCATCGAGATCGGCGTGCCCTTCTCGGACCCCTGTGCAGACGGACCTGTTGTGGAAAAGGCTTCCATTCAGGCGCTGGAAGCGGGCGTGTCCCTCAAGTGGCTGCTGGATGGCCTCAAGGCCCGTGCGGGCCGTTTTCAGGCAGAGCTGGTGCTCATGGGCTACCTGAACCCCTTCCTGCAATACGGGTTTGATAAACTGGCGGAAGACGCCGCAGCTGCCGGTGTTTCCGGCTTCATTATCCCCGACCTGCCGCTGAACGAGGATGCGCCGTATCGTGCAGCCCTGAAGGGTAAAGGCATGGCGCTGGTGCCGCTCGTGGGCCTGAACACCGATCTTGAGCGTATGAAGGCATATGCCGCAGAGGCTGAAGGCTATGTGTATGTGGTCTCGGTGCTCGGTACCACCGGCGCACGCGAGAGCTTTCCGGCAGAACTGGCGGATGCGCTGGCACGTGCGCGCGAGGCTTTCAGCGTGCCCATTGCGCTCGGCTTCGGTATAAAGGAACCCGGTCAGCTCAAAGTGTTCGGCGATTCCATCGACGCTGTGATATTCGGCAGCGCACTGATCACGCATATCCGCGAAACAGGCAGCGTGGATGCGTTCATGGCCCGTTGGGCATAGCGCTCTCAGTCTGTTCCGGAAACGGAAGTTTGCAAATACAGGCCGGTCTCCGCAGGGGACCGGCCTATTATTATGGCTGGCTATTTATCCGTGCATTGTTTTGACCGGATACTTGCCGGTAACTTGTTTTCTGGTATGCTTTTCGTATGTACGAGATAATTGAGAATTTATTAGAATGTTGTGTTTCTGTAACCTCTTGCCTGCGGAGTTGCAGTGATGAAAAACGGCGAATTCGGCGTATTCAGCCGGTTATGCACCATGGTTGTTCTGGGCGTTTTGCTCCTGTTGCCTTGCCTCGCATTTGCAGACGGGCAGGGGCGTCCTGCCACGCAGGCGGAGAAGGACTACCACGCAAGGGTGCTGCAGGTATTTGCTAAAGCGCTGCCCCCGGCTCCGGAGGGCTGGCAGATCTCACGGCAGACCGAAATCCGGATTCCTGAGGTGGTGGGAGAAGGATGCGAAGCCAATCCCATGCCTGTGGAATACGAAATTCTGTGGGAAGATGCTGCGCGTCGTGACGAGGCTATGGAGGCCATGACGCAGGCCGGAGTTCAGGTTCTGCAAAAGGAAGCGGCCACAGATTCTGCCACAGACTCTGCCGGGAACCTTGCCGGAAACTCTGCCAAGAACATGGAGGCCGCCTATACCGCACTGGCAGATGAGCTGGGCAAGGCCGCAGATGCCGGTGACCATGCGCGGGTGCAGTCGCTTACCGCAGAACTGGAAGCGATGGCGCAGAAAATGCGCGCTGTATACGAAAAGTGTGATCAGGAATTACAGGCGGCAATGCAGGAACACGAGGTTCGCGATATCCGGGCTTCCGTGTTCATCACGACCAACCGTTTCAGCGAGCACATGAGCGGTTCCGCAACGGAGGGTGAGCCCGTTGCCGGGTGCAAGACCGTGCGGCACGAAGGGTACCGCGATCCGCATTACGGCTGGGCCGAGGGCTCAACCTACATATTCATGGGGCATGACTGGGGTGTGGATGCTGGGCAGGAGCCTGCCGCCATGACCGCACAGGTGAAGCCAGACGTGCCGCATACAGAAATTCAGACGATCATCGTGCGCATCCAGGCTTCGCCGGAAAGGACAGATGAGCTTATCTCCGGCATGGACTGGGAAGTCCTTTCCGCTCTGCTGGGTTCCCGCTGATTCTTGCCGGGTTCCACCGGTTCCCACCGGTTCCCACAGATACCCGCCGGCTCCTGTCGGCTTTTTAAAGAAGCATTATTAATAGCTGTCAGGTGCTGACACCGGGGTGGGCCTGTATTACTCTGGACTGAAATATACAAGGTACCGGAACGCCATGAAACGTCTGCTCGCCGCCATGTTTATCCTGATGCTCCTCCCGACAGCGGGGGACTTTGCCGTTGCTGATAAGAGCGAGGTGCCTTTCAGGGTGATCATGCCGATTGACAATTGGCCTCCCTATCGCGTCGTCTCCAACGGAACCATGAGCGGGCTGGACCTTGACCTTATGAAGGAACTGACGGAGCGCGTGTCGTTCAGGGTTGAGTTTCAGCCCATGCCGTGGAACCGCAGCCTTGTGCAGATGCAGCAGGGCAAGGTGGATGCCATGACCGGACTTGCCAGAAGGCCGGAACGTGAGCAATTCATATACTACATCGAACCGCCGTATTCCGTCTGTTCCACCGTATTCTACACGCCCGAAGGCAAGGGACGTTCCATTCGTACCTATGAAGACCTCAAGGGCAGACGACTCGGTTATGTTTTCGGCTCCGCCTATTTTCAGCAGTTTGATGAAGATCAGACCCTTGGCAAGATAGGTGTGGCCACAGAAGAACAGCTTATCAAAATGATATTGGCGGGCAGGCTGGATGTATTTGTGGGAACTGACTGTCAGGTGGACTACGAGCTTGTTTCGCAGGGGCTGACCGATAAGATAGAAAAGGCCGCGTTCAGACCCGGCAACACGGTGACTTTGTATTTCGGGGTATCCCGTTACTCCATGTTTTTCAGCTATGTGGAAGATCTTGAAAGGGTTATGCGCCAGATGAAGCAGGACGGCACCATACAGCGCATTAACGAAAATTATTTCAGACCCGCAGGAAAAGGGAAGCGGCAATAAGGCTGCCCCCCACCGTCTGCTTATACTTCTGCCTGCCCATACCCAGTCTGCCATCATCTTCCTGATGGATGGTCCGGTTGCTCCACTGTCGGGGCGGCCGGTTTTTTATTTTTCCACTCTTGAAGCTGTGTCCGAGGTGCGTGTCTATATGCGTTCAGCCGTGGTTTCGGTCAGCAATTTTTCAGAAAAAAATATGCGTTAACGATGGGTTGGTGTGTGTGAGCCACTTCCCTCCGCCCGTGTCTTAGGCTATCCTCATCCCATGACCGACTTGATACGCCGCAAATACGTCATTCAGGGGCAGGTGCAGGGGGTGGGGTTCCGGCCCTTCGTGTATCGCATTGCGCTGGATAATGCCATGACAGGCACGGTCAGCAATACGTCCGACGGGGTGTTCATCGAGGTGCAGGGGCCGTCAGCCGCCTTGGAGCAGTTCGGATGTGACCTGACGGACAAGTTACCCCCGTTGGCGCAGGTTGTTTCCCGCACCGAAGAAGACTTGCCCGTGCACGAAGGTGAGGAAGCCTTCATCATCGTTGCCAGCAGCGGCAGCAGCGGCAACACTGTGCTCATAAGCGCCGATGTGGCCACCTGCGACGACTGTCTTGCGGATATGTTCGATCCGGCCAACCCGCGCTATCTCTATCCCTTCACCAACTGCACCAACTGCGGCCCTCGGTATACCATCACCCGCTCCGTTCCCTACGACAGGGACAAAACATCCATGGCCTGTTTTCCGCTGTGTCCTTCGTGCAGGGCGGAATACGAGAACCCGCTGGACAGGCGCTTCCATGCGCAGCCCAACGCATGTCCCGTGTGCGGTCCGCATGTCTGGATGACGACTCCCGATAAGGGAAGCGCAGATGCCGATGGACCCGAACAGGCCGAGGTGTGCCGCGAAACCGAGGCCATCCGCCAGACGGCAAAGGCCCTGAGCAAGGGTCGCATTGCTGCCATCAAAGGGCTCGGCGGTTTTCATCTTGCCTGCGATGCCACAAATGAAGAGGCGGTAACCGCCCTGCGGACACGCAAGAACCGTTGGGGCAAACCCCTTGCCGTGATGGTGCCTGATGTGGCCGCTGCCCGCCTGCTTGCCCATGTCTCAGAGGCGGAAGCCGCACAGATGGCATCGCGTGAGCGGCCCATTGTGCTGTGCAGGGCGCTGGATGCCGGTGCTCTGGCTCCGGCGGTTATGCCGGATACGCACTATGTGGGTATCATGCTGCCGTATACGCCGCTGCATCATGTGCTGTTCCATTTTTTGCGGGAATTTTCCACAGGTCAGGTTCCGGCGCTGGTGATGACCAGCGGCAACATGAGCAGCGAGCCCATTGCCCTTGGCAACCGCGAAGCGCTCAGGCGGCTGCACGGCATTGCCGATCTTTTTCTGTTGCACAACCGCGACATTCTCATCCGCACGGATGACTCTGTTCTGCGGGTGCATCCCGAAACTCAGGAACGCCAGTTCTTCCGCCGCGCGCGCGGGTTTACGCCCCGCCCCGTATTTCTGGAGGGCGACGGTCCCTGCGTGCTCGGCACAGGGCCGGAACTCAAGAATACGCTCTGTTACACGCGCGGTGCGCAGGCCTTTGTTTCCCAGCATATCGGCGATATGCAGAATCTGGAAACATACGGGTTCTATCAGGAGATAGCAGCCCATCTTGCAGATATCCTGCAGGTGGAGCCGCAGGCCGTTATCCGCGATCTGCATCCCGATTATCTTTCCACGCGCTATGCCGAGGGGCTGTCGAAGAAGCGCGGCATTCCCGTGCTCACCCTGCAGCACCATTATGCCCACATACACAGCGTGCTGGCGGAAAACCGGTATGAAGGCCCTGCGCTCGGCCTTGCGCTGGACGGCACCGGATACGGTGAAGACGGCACCATATGGGGCGGCGAGCTGCTCTATGTGGATAACGTGGAACTGGAGCACGAACGCATCGGTCAACTGGCACCCATGCCCCTGCCCGGAGGCGAGGCGGCCATCCGCGAGCCGTGGCGTATTACACAGGGGTTGCTCTGGGAGCTGGGTGTTTTTGAACCGGATACGCGCATGTGGACATGGTGGGAGGAATTTTCCAAAGCGGCAGCATTCCTGCCGCAGATACTTGAGCGGCGCATAAACACGCCCGCCACCTCGTCCTGCGGGCGGCTTTTTGATGCTGTTGCTGCCATGCTCGGCGTATGCCACACGGTGCGGTACGAGGGGCAGGCAGCCATCATGCTGGAAAAGATTCAGGATTTTTCCATAACGGACGGCTATGAATGTCCGGTTCTGCCCGATGCGCAGCCCGCCGTGCTGGATACGCATACCCTGTTCATGCAGGCCTACATGGACTGGTGCATGGAAGTGCCGGAATCCGTCATTGCGCGGCGGTTTCATGTGGGGCTTATCAACGGCGTGGCCGAGCTGACAGCCGCTGTTTCCGGTATCATGGGTATCGATGTGGTGGGGCTGTCCGGCGGGGTGATGCAGAACCGCACCATGAGTATTGAGCTGCCCAAGGCTTTGCGAGAGCGCGGTTTGACTCCGCTGGTGCATACGCAGTTGCCGCCTAATGATGGGTGTATTTCGTTGGGGCAGGCCGCATGGGGCAGGAAGATGTTGTTGCGGGGCTAGGGTGAAGAATTTCGGATTTTTGGAAGCAGGCAGAGATGTCTGCTTTTTTGTTGGCTTGTGTCTGCTTGTTTATCCTTTCACCGACTGCATTGAGTCTTGGCTAGTTATCCCTTTTGCTGCTTTCAGCAAGGCCCCCTCTGGACTCCCCCTGCCTCGCCCCTGCTGTTTCGTTGGCTGGTGTTTCTGTGCTGCCGTGGAAGCGAAGCGCTTCCAATCGGCTTGAGGGTTGAAGGGAGGCCGTGCGCTGTTGGTTGGTATTGGCTAGGTGGGGCCTTCACCGACTACGTTTAGTCTTGGCCAGTTTTCCCTTTTGCTGCCTTCAGCAGGACCAGAAGGGGCCTCAGCCGGGGCGTGCCGCCCCTCAGCAAGGCCCCCTCTGGACTCCCCCTGCCTCGCCCTTGCTTTTTCGTTGGCTGGTGTTTTCGTCTTGCCGTGGAAGCGAAGCGCTTCCAATCGGCCTGCCATTTCGGGTGGGAAGGCACGGGTAGATGTAGCCAGTCCTGCCAGCATGCGAAGCGCATGCAATCGGCCCGTTCATTTCATAGCATAATCCTTGTATAGTTCTACAAAGCTGGAACGGTATGCGGTTCGCGTGTTCTGGGCACTCATCGTTTAGGGATTGTCCAAAAGAATCTTTGCTTGCGTTGGAATCACTCGTCGATTGGAAGCGCTTCGCTTCCACGACAGGAGGAACAACGGCTGACCGCTGATCGGACCGGAGGCCTTTGCTGTCGAGGGAAAGGGGGTACAGATGCTCCGGTGTTGCCATCCGAGACAGTTGCAAAGGGCGGAGGTGACGGGGGCGTGAGTCAGCGGAAGATGAAGAGAAGGGCAGGGCCTAGCATGATCCAAAAAGCGCGGGGGGAGTGGAGAGGGGGCAGCGCGCTGGCGGCCCCGCTCTCCCCGCCGGAGGCTTAGTCCGTCGGGGAAGCAGAGAACGGAGAGATAACGAAACAAACTACTGCGTCATTGCCATCTTGCCCGTCGCTTCGCCAATATTTCCGGACCTGCTTACAGACCATTGCTTGCGACAGAAGGGAGTGTCGATTGGAAGCGCTTCGCTTCCACGACAGGACACTCTATGGCTGACCGTTGATCGGACCGGAGGCCTTTGCTGTCGAGGGTAGGGGTACAGATGCCCCGGTGTTGCCATGCGAGACAGTTGCAAAGGGCGGAGGTGACGGGGGCGAGAGTCAGCGGAAGATGAAGAGAAAGGCAGGGCCTTGCATGGTCCAAAAAAGCGCGGGGGGAGTGGAGAGGGGGCCACGCGCTGGCGGCCCCGCTCTCCCCGCCGGAGGCTTAGCCCTTCGGGGAAGCAGAGAATAGAGAAACAACGGCATGAATCATCGAGGCACTGCCAGCCAGCCTCTTAGCTGATTATTTCTGGCACTTCCCACAAAACACGGTCGTCCGCCCTGCAACCTTGGCGGTGCTGAGCTTTCTGCCGCATACCGTGCACTTCTCACCAGCTTTGCCGTAAACCAGAAAATTATTCTGAAACGCCCCTGCGTCGCCGTGAGCATCCCGATAATCCCGTATGGATGAGCCGCACTCGCGTATTGCCAGTTGCAACACCGCCTGCATTACACCGTGCAGAGCCCTCAGCTTTGCTTCCGGTATGCTGTCGCAGGCGGCATCCGGTCGTATGCGTGCGCGGAAGAGGGATTCATCCGCATAGATGTTGCCAATGCCCGCAATGACGGTCTGGTCCAGCAGGGCAGCCTTGATGCGGGTGCGCCTGCCGCGCAGAAGCTGCACAAAGGCATCTTCGCCAATCTCCAAAGGTTCCGGTCCGAGCTTCTGCCAGAAATTCCACTCCGTGAAATCCTGCGCAGCAAGGGCGCGGCAGTAGCCGAACTTGCGTGCATCATCGAAAAAGACACGGCTGCCATCCGACAGGTCGAATATGATGCGGGTGTGCACAGCAGGGGGCGTGCCTTGCGGATACACGAACAGGCGCCCTGTCATCTTGAGATGAAAGGCCACATGCGTCGGCTGGCTACTCGGCTGCGGGGCAACCACGGGCTTGTCAGTTGCGGATGCGCTGGCAGGGGCAATATCCATCAGCAGCACTTTGCCGCGTCTGTGCACGCGACTGATCACACAGCCTGTAACGCGGTGCTCCAGCAACTCGCGGCGTCCTTCCACCGTTGAGTCGTTGAGAATATGCACGGCGGTAACTGTGCGCCCCTCAACCTGCGGGGCAAGACCTCTGGCAATGGTTTCAACTTCCGGTAGTTCGGGCATGGGAGTCCCTTCGGGGGATGAATCAGTTGGCTGCGGGAGCTTGAGGCGGGGACGATTCTTCCGTCTTGCCGACAGGCATGACAAGCTCGGTCTGCACGGTGCCGCGCAGCACGGTGAACACAAGGTCCTTTCCGGCTTTGGCGGCTTCCAGTCCTGCGGTGTGCAACACCCACATGGAATCAACCGCCGTGCCGTTGGCTGCGGTGATAATGTCGCCCTTCATGAAACCGGCCTTGGCGGCACGGGAGCCGGGCAGCACGTCCAGCACCTGCGCACCACCATCCACCTGCAGCAGGCTGAAGCCCATGCGGCTCTGGTGGGTGAGGCGGCAGTAATACTGCATGTCGGCTTCCAGCGGGTCCAGCGGTTCGGTGCCGCGCCACGGGGTGACGAGCAGCACGCGCGATTCCGGATGCAGCTTGCGTATGCGGTGCGCCATGCCCCAGCCGAATTCCACATGGCCGGAACCTATGAGCACCACAACGGGATTGCCGGTTTCATCCTTGGCCTTGATGGCCTGTTCGGCCATGGCCGTATCCCACAGGGACTGGATGAGGAAAAAGCGGTCCATGCGGCCCGTCATCTTATCCTTGGGGGCAGGAGAAGCTGCCTGTGCAGACTGGTCGCCGGAAGGCTGGGTGACAGACTGTTGCATGCCAGCCGGCAGAGTGCCGGAAGCCAGAATATCAGACGGCCGAGTGCCGGAAGCCTGAGTATCAGAAGGTTGAGAACCGGAACCCTGCACACCCGTGACATTCATATCGGAAGGCTGACTGTCAGCAGATTGCGGCGCCTGCTTCAGAGTCTGATCAGGCGTCTGGTCCGGTGACCGCTCGGGCGCGGGCACAGAAGGCGTCTTGCCAGCCATGGCAGCGGGCTTTTGTCCCTTCATCATGCCTGCGACCTTGGTCATGGTGCCGTTCACCATGGCGCGGTGGGCATCAAACATTTCCTGCAGGGCTTCGCGCTGGGCATCGGATGCCGGAATGATCTTGGCGGGCAGCAGGGCGCGTTCTTCAGGCGCAAGGCTGGAAATACCACCCCTGCTGACTTTTTTGACGATGGTCTGCGGCACGTTCAGCGCGCGGAGCGGCAGTTTGCGGGCATAGACCGTCTCGAATACGGGACGGTAGAGGTCGGAATCATACCCCCATGCCTTTTTCCAGTCGGTGGCGTTGGCAAATTGATCAAGCGGAACGCTGCCTGCGTTCACCTTGTCCAGAAGGGGCTGGTGGTCGATTGGGAACATCTCCAGCCCCACGGTGAACCGCTGGCCGGAATCGGAAAGCGCCTGCATGAGTCTGGCCTGCATGAGGTGGTCGCAGGGAACGGTATGCCCCTCGCCGATGAGAATGAAATCGGCATTGCGGGCGCGTTCGACAAACGAGGCGGTATTGGTGAGCAGGGGCGTTGCGGTGCCGTTGGCAACCAGCAGGGTGCCTTCTTCAAGGCCGGGGAGAAGAGCCGCAGATTTGGGAACAGGCGGCTGCGCCTGATGTGCGCAGCCGCCCAGAATGATCAGGAAAGCAAGGATACAGAGAGCCGAAAGGCTGCGTAATCCTGCTGTTAATCCCATATACGCTTGTCCTCGATGGGACGAATCTGCGGAGGCAGAGAGCCGGGGGTGAGCACCTTGAGCGAGGGACGCAGTTTGATCTTCTCGCGGAACTGGTGCAGCAGCTCGTCCTCACGCTTGAAGTTGCTGGCTTCAATGTAGAGGATCATTTCGTCAATGCCGCCGGGGTTGGTAACTTCGATCTGCCAGCGCTTGATTTCGTCAAAGCGGGCCATGACCTGCTCAACCTGATGCGGGTACACGAACATGCCCTTGATGCGTGCGGTGGTGTCCACGCGGCCCACAATGGAACCGATGCGGGGAGAGGTACGTCCGCAGGCGCAGGGGGAACGGTCAACGTAGCCAAGGTCGCCGGTGGCAAGGCGGATAAGCGGGTAGGTCTTGTTGAAGGCCGTTACCACGATTTCGCCCACTTCGCCGTCCTTGAGCGGAATGCCGGTGTCAGGATGGCAGATTTCCACATAGGCGCGGTTGGCAATGTGCAGGCCGGTCTTGTGGAAGCATTCGTAGCCGATGCAACCCACGTCGGCGGTGCCGTAGCCCTGACGCATGAGCAGGTCGAACTTCTTTTCCAGCTGCGAACGCATCTTTTCGGAAATCTTTTCGCCGGTCACGAAGGCCACTTCGAGGAACAGGTCCTTACGCAGGTTCAGGCCCTTTTCTTCGGCCTTCTGGGCAAGGTGCATGAGGTAGCTGGGCGTACCCACGTAGCCGGTAACGCGCAGCTTCTGCATGATTTCAAGCTGGGTGGCGGCGTTGCCGGGGC
Encoded proteins:
- the hypF gene encoding carbamoyltransferase HypF, translated to MTDLIRRKYVIQGQVQGVGFRPFVYRIALDNAMTGTVSNTSDGVFIEVQGPSAALEQFGCDLTDKLPPLAQVVSRTEEDLPVHEGEEAFIIVASSGSSGNTVLISADVATCDDCLADMFDPANPRYLYPFTNCTNCGPRYTITRSVPYDRDKTSMACFPLCPSCRAEYENPLDRRFHAQPNACPVCGPHVWMTTPDKGSADADGPEQAEVCRETEAIRQTAKALSKGRIAAIKGLGGFHLACDATNEEAVTALRTRKNRWGKPLAVMVPDVAAARLLAHVSEAEAAQMASRERPIVLCRALDAGALAPAVMPDTHYVGIMLPYTPLHHVLFHFLREFSTGQVPALVMTSGNMSSEPIALGNREALRRLHGIADLFLLHNRDILIRTDDSVLRVHPETQERQFFRRARGFTPRPVFLEGDGPCVLGTGPELKNTLCYTRGAQAFVSQHIGDMQNLETYGFYQEIAAHLADILQVEPQAVIRDLHPDYLSTRYAEGLSKKRGIPVLTLQHHYAHIHSVLAENRYEGPALGLALDGTGYGEDGTIWGGELLYVDNVELEHERIGQLAPMPLPGGEAAIREPWRITQGLLWELGVFEPDTRMWTWWEEFSKAAAFLPQILERRINTPATSSCGRLFDAVAAMLGVCHTVRYEGQAAIMLEKIQDFSITDGYECPVLPDAQPAVLDTHTLFMQAYMDWCMEVPESVIARRFHVGLINGVAELTAAVSGIMGIDVVGLSGGVMQNRTMSIELPKALRERGLTPLVHTQLPPNDGCISLGQAAWGRKMLLRG
- a CDS encoding ChaN family lipoprotein, whose product is MGLTAGLRSLSALCILAFLIILGGCAHQAQPPVPKSAALLPGLEEGTLLVANGTATPLLTNTASFVERARNADFILIGEGHTVPCDHLMQARLMQALSDSGQRFTVGLEMFPIDHQPLLDKVNAGSVPLDQFANATDWKKAWGYDSDLYRPVFETVYARKLPLRALNVPQTIVKKVSRGGISSLAPEERALLPAKIIPASDAQREALQEMFDAHRAMVNGTMTKVAGMMKGQKPAAMAGKTPSVPAPERSPDQTPDQTLKQAPQSADSQPSDMNVTGVQGSGSQPSDTQASGTRPSDILASGTLPAGMQQSVTQPSGDQSAQAASPAPKDKMTGRMDRFFLIQSLWDTAMAEQAIKAKDETGNPVVVLIGSGHVEFGWGMAHRIRKLHPESRVLLVTPWRGTEPLDPLEADMQYYCRLTHQSRMGFSLLQVDGGAQVLDVLPGSRAAKAGFMKGDIITAANGTAVDSMWVLHTAGLEAAKAGKDLVFTVLRGTVQTELVMPVGKTEESSPPQAPAAN
- the trpB gene encoding tryptophan synthase subunit beta, with translation MKKGYFGDFGGQFVAELLIPPLRELEHALETIVPSPEFQAEFSALLQDYVGRKSPLTHCPTLSRELGFNLWLKREDLNHTGSHKINNTLGQALLTKYMGKPALLTETGAGMNGVATATAARALDLDCIVFMGATDVARQSHNVRRMQLLGAEIVPVQNGTKTLKDAINEALRFWIAEQRTHHYCFGTAAGPHPFPTLVREFQSVVGREAREQILEKTGELPYAVVACVGGGSNAIGAFHAFVPDASVKLVGVEAAGTGEPGCYNSAPLNLGSRGVLHGQMTMLLQDGDGQIMPSHSVAAGLDYPGVGPEHAHLHDSGRAHYGTVNDAQALKAFMTLTRSEGIMPALESSHAVAWVLENRDRIPKGANVIVNLSGRGDKDMDIIDEHLGAQPVHGRKG
- a CDS encoding phosphoribosylanthranilate isomerase encodes the protein MLDKEIFVKVCGITSQHDADLCVRYDADFVGFIFHDKSPRNMTVEKVRAIETPTLMRTGVFVDQTVDEVKRTMQHARLNLAQLHGDQDIEFCKALGKTRVMKVFWPDRYATREELEADMERFAPYSRFYLFDAGTGGGGHGKGQDWSFLAGLRGIKTWFIAGGLGPDTIKQAIMGCNPCGLDLNSGVESAPGVKSEEKLKAVFDMIHNPLVG
- the mutM gene encoding bifunctional DNA-formamidopyrimidine glycosylase/DNA-(apurinic or apyrimidinic site) lyase, which produces MPELPEVETIARGLAPQVEGRTVTAVHILNDSTVEGRRELLEHRVTGCVISRVHRRGKVLLMDIAPASASATDKPVVAPQPSSQPTHVAFHLKMTGRLFVYPQGTPPAVHTRIIFDLSDGSRVFFDDARKFGYCRALAAQDFTEWNFWQKLGPEPLEIGEDAFVQLLRGRRTRIKAALLDQTVIAGIGNIYADESLFRARIRPDAACDSIPEAKLRALHGVMQAVLQLAIRECGSSIRDYRDAHGDAGAFQNNFLVYGKAGEKCTVCGRKLSTAKVAGRTTVFCGKCQK
- the trpA gene encoding tryptophan synthase subunit alpha codes for the protein MTTSRLTERIRKVNAAGRKALIPFIPGGFPDLGQFWTHLEALDAGGADIIEIGVPFSDPCADGPVVEKASIQALEAGVSLKWLLDGLKARAGRFQAELVLMGYLNPFLQYGFDKLAEDAAAAGVSGFIIPDLPLNEDAPYRAALKGKGMALVPLVGLNTDLERMKAYAAEAEGYVYVVSVLGTTGARESFPAELADALARAREAFSVPIALGFGIKEPGQLKVFGDSIDAVIFGSALITHIRETGSVDAFMARWA
- a CDS encoding substrate-binding periplasmic protein yields the protein MKRLLAAMFILMLLPTAGDFAVADKSEVPFRVIMPIDNWPPYRVVSNGTMSGLDLDLMKELTERVSFRVEFQPMPWNRSLVQMQQGKVDAMTGLARRPEREQFIYYIEPPYSVCSTVFYTPEGKGRSIRTYEDLKGRRLGYVFGSAYFQQFDEDQTLGKIGVATEEQLIKMILAGRLDVFVGTDCQVDYELVSQGLTDKIEKAAFRPGNTVTLYFGVSRYSMFFSYVEDLERVMRQMKQDGTIQRINENYFRPAGKGKRQ